The following coding sequences are from one Spirochaetota bacterium window:
- a CDS encoding NAD(P)/FAD-dependent oxidoreductase, producing MDNTDFDLVVVGAGSGGISSANLAKNLGKRVAIVENDKVGGECTWSGCVPSKALIRASQIAHDVNHLNEYGLQIDGSLQLNTKNVMSYVRSVIEKVYKEEKPEIFEKMGISVFLGNPKFIDNHRLKVGEQILTSKSFIIATGSSPFLPPIEGLHDAPYLTNKTIFDLEVLPDSMIILGAGPIGIEIASALNRLGVKITVLDMSDHILPREDQELVDILSDRLKAEGVKLLTSTKATSLSRQDDGIVFTVQNGKGQIEKIKGESTLIAVGRKPNTSGFDLVNAGVEYNPKGIIVNNMLQTTAKNIYACGDVVGPYQFSHMAEYQATIAVMNAVLPIPIKKKVDYSNVVWATFTDPELARAGFTEEEARERYGDKIRVYRHYYNRVDRGKTDNMEIGMSKFICSRKGNLLGIHILGEGASELLHEAQLAKSLKISFAQIQSVIHVYPTYSDVIKRPSGQLYADRIRENFFVKILQGLFSKKDVK from the coding sequence ATGGATAATACAGATTTTGATTTAGTAGTTGTTGGAGCTGGATCAGGCGGAATCAGTTCAGCCAATCTCGCAAAGAACTTAGGCAAAAGAGTGGCGATTGTTGAGAATGATAAAGTGGGAGGAGAGTGCACATGGTCAGGTTGTGTTCCAAGCAAGGCGCTTATAAGAGCAAGTCAGATAGCGCATGACGTGAATCATTTGAATGAATACGGTCTACAAATTGACGGATCGCTTCAACTGAATACAAAAAATGTGATGAGCTATGTTCGTTCTGTTATAGAAAAGGTTTATAAAGAAGAAAAGCCTGAAATCTTTGAGAAGATGGGCATAAGCGTCTTCTTAGGCAATCCGAAATTTATTGATAATCATAGATTGAAGGTTGGGGAACAAATTCTTACCTCCAAAAGCTTTATTATAGCCACAGGTTCAAGCCCATTTCTCCCTCCGATAGAAGGCTTACATGATGCTCCATATCTTACGAATAAGACTATCTTTGATTTAGAGGTTCTTCCTGACTCTATGATCATTCTTGGGGCAGGGCCAATCGGGATTGAGATAGCGTCAGCGTTAAACCGTCTGGGAGTGAAAATTACTGTATTGGATATGTCTGATCATATTCTTCCACGAGAAGATCAAGAATTGGTGGATATATTATCAGATCGATTGAAGGCAGAAGGCGTTAAACTATTAACCAGTACAAAGGCTACTTCATTATCAAGACAAGATGATGGTATTGTTTTTACAGTTCAGAATGGGAAGGGGCAGATAGAAAAAATTAAGGGAGAATCTACTCTAATAGCTGTTGGACGCAAACCGAATACATCTGGTTTTGATCTGGTAAATGCAGGTGTGGAATATAATCCAAAGGGTATAATTGTAAATAATATGCTTCAAACAACAGCAAAGAATATCTATGCATGCGGAGATGTGGTAGGACCATATCAATTCAGTCACATGGCTGAATACCAGGCTACCATTGCTGTTATGAATGCTGTTTTACCCATACCTATAAAAAAGAAGGTAGATTATTCTAATGTTGTCTGGGCCACATTTACTGATCCTGAGCTTGCTCGCGCTGGATTCACAGAGGAGGAGGCAAGGGAGAGATATGGTGATAAAATAAGGGTATATCGACATTATTATAATAGGGTTGATCGAGGAAAGACCGATAATATGGAGATAGGGATGAGCAAGTTTATCTGTAGTAGGAAGGGCAATCTACTCGGTATTCATATATTAGGCGAAGGGGCTTCAGAACTGCTCCATGAAGCTCAGCTTGCCAAATCTCTAAAAATATCTTTTGCACAAATTCAATCAGTAATTCATGTCTATCCCACATATTCGGATGTAATAAAACGACCTTCCGGACAGCTCTACGCTGATCGCATACGTGAAAATTTCTTTGTAAAAATATTGCAAGGGCTATTCTCAAAAAAGGATGTAAAATAG
- a CDS encoding sterol desaturase family protein — protein sequence MNIKLIISFISFALIFLLETISPHYKDRRKRFTHAANNLSITAINNLLYYISFSSITLMVMNWAQTYHIGLNHLFTFPSYDVYLKGILIFLLFDLWMYFWHRINHRIRFFWKLHRTHHSDIQMDITTALRFHPFEILLSSLFRLIIFLLLGMNMIFLLVYEIALQVIIQFHHSNISLPEKYDRLLRYLIVTPNMHRVHHSDEWSETNSNYSSIFSFWDRLWSSFRKREDTRTINLGLKLLREDKWQRITGILLTPFR from the coding sequence ATGAATATCAAACTAATAATATCCTTTATCTCTTTTGCATTGATATTTCTTCTTGAGACTATTTCCCCTCATTACAAAGATAGACGCAAAAGATTTACTCATGCTGCAAATAACCTAAGCATAACAGCTATAAACAATTTACTCTATTATATTTCCTTTTCTTCCATCACACTTATGGTAATGAATTGGGCACAGACCTATCACATTGGACTGAACCATCTTTTTACCTTCCCTTCTTATGATGTCTATTTAAAAGGGATTCTCATTTTCCTACTCTTTGATCTATGGATGTATTTCTGGCATCGGATAAACCATAGAATACGATTTTTCTGGAAATTACACCGAACACATCATTCAGATATTCAGATGGATATCACAACAGCACTAAGGTTCCATCCCTTTGAAATTCTTCTATCTTCATTGTTCAGGCTCATAATTTTTCTATTACTTGGAATGAATATGATATTTCTTCTTGTATATGAGATAGCACTTCAGGTAATTATTCAATTTCACCATAGCAATATTTCCTTGCCTGAAAAATATGATAGATTGCTCCGTTATCTGATTGTAACGCCAAATATGCACAGGGTTCATCATTCTGATGAATGGAGTGAGACTAATTCAAACTATTCTTCGATCTTTTCTTTCTGGGACAGGCTGTGGTCCAGCTTTAGGAAAAGGGAGGATACACGTACCATTAACCTTGGATTGAAGCTATTAAGAGAAGACAAATGGCAACGGATTACCGGGATATTGTTAACTCCCTTCAGATAG